One window of the Lycorma delicatula isolate Av1 chromosome 3, ASM4794821v1, whole genome shotgun sequence genome contains the following:
- the LOC142321579 gene encoding uncharacterized protein LOC142321579, which yields MKTISVAVVVIVLAVMVLSEPLPGGLGGGRGGGAGGYGGSGPSGFGGGSGFGGGAGGKYGGRNGGGAGARGYGQNGGGFGGGSPSGSYLPPSAGGGGGGRGGSSYGSGWGK from the exons ATGAAGACA atttcaGTTGCAGTAGTAGTAATTGTGCTTGCAGTTATGGTATTGTCAGAACCATTACCAGGAGGTCTTGGTGGAGGAAGAGGAGGTGGTGCAGGTGGTTATGGTGGGAGTGGACCTTCTGGTTTTGGAGGTGGGTCTGGTTTTGGTGGTGGAGCAGGAGGGAAATATGGAGGAAGAAATGGCGGAGGGGCAGGAGCCAGAGGTTATGGCCAAAACGGAGGTGGATTTGGAGGCGGTAGTCCGAGTGGCAGTTACCTTCCACCATCAGCAGGAGGTGGTGGTGGTGGTCGTGGAGGTAGTAGTTATGGCAGTGGATGGGGAAAATGA